From a region of the Aeoliella mucimassa genome:
- the rpsD gene encoding 30S ribosomal protein S4: MARYTGPVCRLCRRDGMKLFLKGTRCDTAKCAFERRDSPPGMQQTRRGKLTDYAIHLREKQKVKHYYGVLERQFRRYYSEAERLKGNTGDNLLTLLERRLDNVVHRLGFGLSRSAARQLVNHGHITVNGRAVDIPSYQVRPGDVIRVKNKAKSLDRVRQALGEGSGRDIPDYLSVDSEGVPEGIVGRLPSADDVSLPVQTQLIVELCSR; encoded by the coding sequence ATGGCCAGGTACACCGGACCCGTTTGTCGACTCTGCCGCCGCGACGGCATGAAACTGTTCCTCAAGGGCACTCGTTGCGATACCGCCAAGTGTGCGTTCGAACGTCGTGATTCGCCCCCAGGCATGCAGCAGACTCGCCGTGGCAAGCTCACCGACTATGCGATTCACCTTCGCGAAAAGCAGAAGGTCAAGCATTACTACGGGGTGCTTGAGCGTCAGTTCCGTCGCTACTATTCGGAAGCAGAGCGTCTGAAGGGTAACACCGGCGACAATCTGCTGACGTTGCTCGAACGTCGCCTGGACAATGTGGTACACCGCCTTGGTTTCGGCTTGAGCCGCTCGGCCGCTCGCCAACTTGTAAACCATGGTCACATCACGGTGAATGGCCGTGCGGTAGACATTCCAAGCTACCAGGTACGTCCTGGTGACGTGATTCGCGTCAAGAACAAGGCCAAGAGTCTGGATCGTGTTCGCCAAGCTTTGGGCGAAGGTAGCGGTCGCGACATCCCTGATTACCTGTCGGTGGATTCCGAAGGAGTTCCCGAGGGTATCGTGGGTCGCTTGCCGAGTGCCGACGACGTATCGTTGCCAGTACAAACGCAACTGATCGTCGAGCTCTGCTCGCGTTAA
- the rpsK gene encoding 30S ribosomal protein S11: MAKQSSNSKTKKRVKRNVAVGVAHIVATFNNTTVTITDTKGDTLCWASAGTSGFKGSRKSTPFAGQCAAQQAAEKAKKFGMRDVDVKVRGPGSGRESAITALEAAGLKVKSIEDVTPLPHNGCRPRKKRRV; encoded by the coding sequence ATGGCCAAGCAATCGAGCAATTCCAAGACCAAGAAGCGTGTCAAACGCAACGTGGCTGTTGGCGTCGCCCACATCGTGGCAACGTTCAACAACACGACGGTCACGATTACCGACACCAAAGGCGATACCCTCTGCTGGGCGAGCGCTGGTACCAGCGGTTTCAAAGGCAGTCGCAAAAGCACTCCCTTTGCCGGACAGTGTGCTGCCCAGCAAGCGGCTGAAAAGGCCAAGAAGTTCGGCATGCGTGATGTCGACGTCAAGGTACGTGGTCCAGGAAGTGGCCGCGAAAGTGCGATCACCGCACTCGAAGCAGCCGGCTTGAAGGTAAAGAGCATCGAAGATGTGACTCCCCTGCCCCACAATGGTTGCCGTCCTCGCAAGAAGCGGCGCGTGTAG
- the rpsM gene encoding 30S ribosomal protein S13, with the protein MGVDIPANRPAAISLTYLYGVGNKTARELCNKAGIEPTVRASELTEDEVARLAALLDKDYVAEGQLRRQVSQNITRLRDIGCYRGIRHRRGLPVRGQRTKTNARTRKGPKKTVAGKKGVKDLR; encoded by the coding sequence TTGGGTGTCGACATCCCTGCCAACCGGCCCGCTGCGATTTCGCTGACTTACCTCTACGGGGTAGGCAACAAGACGGCTCGCGAGCTTTGCAACAAGGCTGGCATCGAGCCGACCGTTCGCGCTTCGGAGCTAACCGAAGACGAAGTCGCCCGCTTGGCCGCGTTGCTCGACAAAGACTACGTGGCCGAAGGTCAGTTGCGACGCCAGGTTAGCCAGAACATCACCCGTTTGCGTGACATCGGTTGCTACCGCGGCATTCGCCACCGTCGTGGCTTGCCGGTCCGTGGCCAACGCACCAAGACCAACGCCCGCACCCGAAAGGGTCCGAAGAAGACCGTGGCTGGTAAGAAGGGCGTGAAGGACCTGCGTTAG
- a CDS encoding bL17 family ribosomal protein — protein sequence MRHRRQGRKLGRNPKHQRALLRSLACELIFTERSKEHVLFDKSLDPNAPNPPAVAGRITTTVPKAKEVRPFIERCITIAKKAQAPMEAAAALETSADYRSSEWQTWRKSDKHNEWQSAIAPVVAARRRLIQLLGNREAANLLIEEIAPRFVDRDGGYTRIIQLAKPRLGDAGAQAIIEFVGKNDRVVQKAERPTFDEGEEAEETAPAPAAEEVAETESETEEEKS from the coding sequence ATGCGACATCGCCGCCAAGGCCGCAAACTAGGCCGCAATCCGAAGCATCAACGTGCTTTGCTCCGCAGCCTCGCCTGTGAATTGATCTTCACCGAGCGTAGCAAGGAGCACGTACTGTTCGATAAGTCGCTGGATCCCAACGCTCCGAATCCACCTGCAGTCGCTGGTCGTATCACGACGACCGTGCCGAAGGCAAAGGAAGTTCGGCCGTTCATCGAACGCTGCATTACCATTGCCAAGAAGGCTCAGGCCCCCATGGAAGCTGCGGCTGCCCTGGAAACCAGTGCCGACTATCGCAGCAGCGAATGGCAAACCTGGCGCAAGAGCGACAAGCACAACGAGTGGCAATCGGCGATCGCACCCGTCGTGGCTGCACGCCGCCGGTTGATTCAACTGCTCGGCAACCGCGAAGCGGCGAATCTGCTGATCGAAGAGATTGCTCCTCGCTTTGTTGATCGCGACGGTGGCTACACCCGCATCATTCAACTTGCCAAGCCTCGCTTGGGCGACGCAGGTGCTCAAGCCATCATCGAGTTTGTCGGCAAGAACGATCGCGTGGTTCAAAAGGCGGAACGCCCGACTTTCGACGAGGGTGAAGAAGCCGAAGAGACCGCACCAGCCCCTGCTGCCGAAGAAGTAGCCGAGACGGAATCGGAAACCGAAGAGGAAAAGAGCTAG
- a CDS encoding sigma-70 family RNA polymerase sigma factor: MGGDQAGTPQEQRFVRLFAQTQRALHAYILALVYDPNVAADLLQETNIVLWKRFADYDENLPFLAWARGVARRTVLNYRRSSARQIATLDPQMLEELAIRFSNASAESTNRLDALGECLRKLRESDRSLIMARYQPGNSVNALADKMSRPVNSVSQSLTRIRRTLADCVQRGVQAAQRSAES, translated from the coding sequence ATGGGTGGCGACCAGGCAGGAACCCCGCAAGAGCAAAGATTTGTCAGGCTCTTTGCGCAAACTCAGCGGGCCTTGCACGCCTACATTCTTGCCCTGGTGTACGACCCGAATGTCGCTGCGGATTTATTGCAAGAAACGAACATTGTGTTGTGGAAGCGGTTTGCGGACTACGACGAGAATCTGCCTTTTTTGGCGTGGGCACGCGGCGTAGCTCGCCGAACCGTGCTGAACTACCGTCGGAGCAGTGCTCGTCAGATTGCCACCCTTGATCCGCAGATGCTCGAGGAATTGGCGATTCGTTTTTCCAATGCCTCGGCCGAATCGACAAATCGCTTGGATGCGCTGGGTGAGTGCTTGCGAAAGCTCCGCGAAAGCGATCGCTCGCTCATTATGGCTCGTTACCAGCCAGGCAATTCGGTGAACGCATTAGCGGATAAAATGAGTCGACCAGTAAACAGCGTGTCGCAGTCGCTAACCAGAATCAGGCGTACCTTGGCCGATTGCGTGCAACGCGGAGTGCAGGCCGCCCAGCGATCGGCAGAATCGTAA
- a CDS encoding sulfatase family protein produces MSVVRSNESFVTESLRRLSEIVANIVWMLLAFALFPSVQAAANPPHLVVYLSDDHSQFDSSLYGNDNIPTPEFERMAKEGMTFTHAFVASPSCAPSRAAMLTGLCPARNGAEANHSVPRPGTHSLVADLKQAGYEVVAFGKVAHYNTQALYGFDHAEQVHELGRLRQVVAKYLKQCESEQPLCLFVGTTNPHVPWAAKSTFDPAEVEFPPHHLDTPSTRDHRAAYYEEIKRLDNYLGDLRQLTREQLGENVVFVHSSDHGSQWPFGKWNVYDYGIRVPLIVTWPQHIEADITSDAMVSWIDLIPTLIELGGGEVPAGLDGRSFAGVLLGREQEHRERIFTTHTADGKMNQYPMRSVRTREWKLIHNLAPERQHTNHSDLNRKPLAGEYWNEWYALAKTDPHAQAIIDRYHHRPEWELYHVSEDKWELTNLIESTDQSERIAQLKKELAEWMKQQGDAGLVSP; encoded by the coding sequence GTGAGTGTTGTACGTAGTAATGAGTCCTTCGTAACGGAGTCGCTGCGACGGTTGTCTGAAATCGTTGCCAACATTGTTTGGATGCTGCTAGCGTTCGCTCTATTCCCGAGTGTTCAGGCGGCGGCAAATCCTCCTCACCTGGTCGTTTACCTGTCCGACGATCACTCGCAGTTCGATTCGAGCCTCTACGGCAACGACAACATCCCTACACCTGAGTTTGAGCGGATGGCCAAGGAGGGCATGACCTTTACGCACGCATTTGTCGCGTCGCCTTCCTGTGCTCCCAGCCGGGCGGCCATGCTTACGGGATTGTGCCCTGCACGCAACGGAGCTGAAGCAAACCACTCGGTACCGCGCCCTGGAACGCACAGTTTGGTTGCCGATTTGAAACAAGCTGGCTACGAGGTAGTCGCTTTTGGAAAGGTCGCCCATTACAACACGCAAGCTCTCTACGGATTCGATCACGCGGAACAAGTGCACGAGTTGGGGCGGCTCCGCCAAGTGGTAGCCAAGTATCTGAAGCAGTGCGAATCAGAGCAACCCCTCTGCTTGTTCGTGGGAACCACGAATCCACACGTTCCCTGGGCAGCGAAAAGTACGTTCGATCCTGCCGAGGTGGAGTTCCCTCCGCATCATCTCGACACCCCAAGCACTCGCGATCATCGGGCCGCCTACTACGAAGAAATCAAACGCTTGGACAACTACCTTGGTGATCTTCGCCAGCTAACCCGCGAGCAACTTGGTGAGAACGTCGTGTTCGTCCACTCCAGCGATCACGGTTCGCAATGGCCGTTCGGTAAGTGGAATGTCTACGACTATGGCATTCGCGTTCCGCTCATCGTTACCTGGCCCCAGCATATCGAAGCCGACATCACCAGCGATGCCATGGTGAGTTGGATCGATCTGATCCCTACGCTCATTGAACTCGGCGGCGGAGAAGTTCCGGCTGGTCTCGATGGCCGCTCGTTTGCGGGCGTGCTATTGGGCCGTGAGCAAGAGCACCGTGAGCGAATCTTTACCACCCACACGGCCGATGGCAAGATGAATCAGTATCCGATGCGGAGCGTGAGAACACGTGAGTGGAAGCTGATTCACAACCTCGCACCCGAACGCCAGCACACCAACCATTCAGATCTCAACCGTAAGCCACTGGCTGGAGAGTACTGGAACGAATGGTACGCTTTGGCCAAGACCGACCCTCATGCGCAAGCGATCATCGACCGCTACCATCATCGCCCCGAGTGGGAGCTTTACCACGTGTCGGAAGATAAGTGGGAACTCACCAATCTAATCGAATCAACCGACCAGAGCGAACGGATTGCCCAACTGAAAAAAGAGCTTGCTGAGTGGATGAAGCAGCAAGGTGATGCTGGGCTGGTGAGCCCGTAA
- a CDS encoding DNA-directed RNA polymerase subunit alpha gives MHIRWRGLELPSVVECEQETLTGTYGKFTAEPFERGFGTTVGNGLRRILLSSLEGSAVTQIKIQNAQHEFTTVPGVLEDVTDVVLNVKSLVVKNHSESTKVLRVERNTAGEIKAGDIVTDESVEIINKDHVLATLTDDVPFVMEMVVENGRGYVPASEHSDNVQEVGIIPIDAIFSPVLRVRYQVEETRVGQKTNYDKLTIEITTDGSVGPEMALVESAKILRKHLNPFVQYSSLGPQIRTPVRTPSNDGIDPGLEAKLNLPIAELKLSVRASNCLESENIMTVRELVSRSEDALLEVRNFGETTLTEVRAKLSELGLHLGMRVPSPASV, from the coding sequence ATGCATATTCGTTGGCGCGGACTGGAACTCCCCAGCGTTGTTGAATGCGAACAAGAAACGCTCACCGGCACTTATGGCAAGTTCACGGCTGAACCGTTCGAGCGTGGTTTTGGCACAACGGTTGGCAATGGACTGCGACGCATCCTGCTGTCCAGCCTCGAAGGTAGCGCGGTCACCCAGATCAAGATCCAAAATGCCCAGCACGAGTTCACCACCGTGCCTGGCGTGTTGGAAGACGTGACCGACGTTGTATTGAACGTAAAATCGCTGGTGGTAAAAAACCACAGCGAGTCGACCAAAGTGCTGCGTGTCGAACGCAACACCGCGGGCGAGATCAAAGCTGGCGACATCGTAACCGACGAATCGGTTGAGATCATCAACAAAGATCACGTACTGGCAACCCTGACAGACGATGTACCGTTTGTGATGGAAATGGTCGTCGAGAACGGTCGTGGTTACGTGCCCGCTTCGGAGCACAGCGACAACGTTCAAGAAGTCGGCATTATTCCGATCGACGCTATCTTCAGCCCGGTGTTGCGAGTGCGATACCAGGTGGAAGAAACCCGCGTTGGTCAGAAGACGAACTACGACAAGCTGACCATCGAGATCACCACCGATGGTTCGGTTGGTCCCGAAATGGCTTTGGTTGAATCGGCCAAGATTCTTCGCAAGCACCTCAATCCGTTTGTTCAATACTCGAGCCTGGGCCCGCAAATCCGCACCCCGGTTCGTACGCCTTCGAACGACGGAATCGATCCTGGCTTGGAAGCCAAGCTCAATCTTCCGATTGCTGAACTCAAGCTGTCGGTACGAGCCAGCAACTGCCTGGAAAGCGAAAACATTATGACGGTTCGCGAGCTAGTAAGCCGCAGTGAGGATGCACTGTTGGAAGTTCGCAACTTCGGCGAGACAACCCTCACTGAAGTTCGTGCGAAACTATCGGAGTTGGGACTGCACCTTGGCATGCGTGTCCCCTCGCCCGCGAGCGTTTAG
- a CDS encoding FecR domain-containing protein, translated as MDVSKDQLINKLIEQQADPADIEALQEWLQNDPEAVEKYLQLMQVHADLAESLAPVRAFSVEELRAMQAIDEKFDQHVRPSDEYQTPGSDGVYVHATPGSVEKARKASHRSNVLAWSIAVASLATMLAFVLIPQQPPVRTVDTSQGVTASPVVANTPADSVATVIRKVDCDWEVDRWSTSSSAAIHAGQQINLSRGMLVLQFNSGPIVTLSGRTAFVATSDKSGQLIQGSLSARVPEQGRGFRIETHAGDFIDLGTEFGMIISEDGSVETHVFEGQVRAEPTSTKSKAAEHVLLNKGQAWTRLEPGGVDVEGVSDPQRFMRTLANQGTRDTSAIPVTDQLVLWFDASQAIQCDPAGRAYAWGNLAPAAGDKAIDAWQVEASKRPRWLADRMNGHPSLKFTGNEGMVTEPLTLGSSSTSVVVFRLDSQAAIDHIRSRKEYRHLGVQLLNLNGPPHTVLQVNQNLTLESRVHRGFLKDQLDPVDVGTIRTMQPLDNGVHVVTYAYDAEASQATLWLDGETVAVSHDAPKLQSTSAPRFLGAHFERQGFGFTGLISEFVVFDKPLANSDVLGIHQWLSEKYRSPPKGKNIASSD; from the coding sequence ATGGATGTCAGCAAAGACCAACTCATCAACAAGCTCATCGAGCAGCAGGCCGATCCTGCTGATATCGAAGCCTTGCAGGAGTGGTTGCAGAACGACCCCGAAGCGGTGGAAAAGTACTTGCAGCTGATGCAGGTTCACGCCGATTTGGCCGAGTCGCTGGCTCCCGTGCGCGCGTTCTCGGTCGAAGAGTTGCGTGCGATGCAGGCGATCGACGAGAAATTCGATCAGCACGTGCGTCCGTCGGACGAATATCAAACCCCCGGCAGCGACGGGGTATACGTACACGCGACCCCAGGCAGTGTCGAGAAAGCCCGCAAGGCGAGCCACCGCTCGAATGTGCTAGCCTGGAGCATTGCAGTCGCATCGCTGGCTACCATGCTGGCGTTCGTGCTTATTCCGCAACAACCACCGGTCAGGACGGTTGACACCTCGCAGGGTGTTACGGCATCGCCAGTGGTCGCCAATACGCCCGCCGATAGTGTCGCTACGGTAATTCGCAAGGTCGATTGCGACTGGGAGGTGGATCGCTGGAGCACTTCGAGTTCGGCAGCCATTCACGCTGGTCAGCAAATCAACCTCTCGCGCGGCATGCTCGTGCTTCAGTTTAACTCCGGCCCGATTGTCACACTTAGCGGACGTACGGCCTTCGTCGCGACTTCGGATAAGAGTGGTCAGCTGATTCAAGGCTCGCTAAGTGCTCGTGTGCCAGAACAGGGGCGCGGTTTTCGTATCGAAACACACGCGGGCGACTTCATCGATCTTGGTACGGAATTCGGCATGATCATCAGCGAAGATGGCAGCGTCGAGACCCACGTGTTCGAAGGGCAAGTTCGCGCCGAACCGACCTCGACAAAATCAAAAGCCGCTGAGCATGTACTGCTCAATAAAGGGCAGGCGTGGACTCGGCTCGAGCCGGGCGGAGTGGACGTAGAAGGAGTTTCTGATCCCCAACGCTTCATGCGGACGCTTGCCAACCAGGGCACGCGGGACACGAGTGCGATTCCCGTGACTGACCAATTGGTGCTATGGTTCGATGCGAGCCAAGCCATTCAGTGCGACCCCGCTGGCAGGGCATACGCTTGGGGTAATTTGGCACCAGCTGCCGGCGACAAGGCCATCGACGCCTGGCAAGTGGAAGCCAGCAAGCGGCCGCGATGGTTGGCCGACAGAATGAATGGGCATCCTTCGCTGAAGTTCACCGGCAACGAAGGCATGGTTACCGAACCGCTGACGCTCGGCTCTTCCAGCACCTCGGTGGTTGTCTTCCGGTTAGACTCTCAAGCAGCCATAGACCACATTCGCAGCCGCAAAGAATACAGACACCTAGGGGTTCAGCTACTCAACCTTAACGGGCCTCCCCATACCGTACTGCAGGTCAATCAAAACTTAACGCTCGAATCGCGGGTGCACCGTGGGTTCCTGAAAGATCAGTTGGATCCGGTCGACGTTGGTACGATTCGTACGATGCAACCTTTGGATAATGGGGTACATGTAGTCACCTATGCCTACGATGCGGAAGCCTCGCAGGCCACGCTTTGGCTCGATGGCGAGACCGTTGCGGTATCGCACGATGCCCCGAAGCTGCAATCGACCTCAGCCCCTCGATTCTTGGGGGCTCACTTCGAACGTCAAGGTTTTGGCTTCACTGGTTTAATCTCAGAGTTTGTTGTTTTCGATAAGCCGCTTGCCAATTCCGACGTGCTCGGCATTCATCAATGGCTTAGCGAAAAGTATCGTTCTCCTCCCAAAGGCAAGAATATTGCCTCTAGCGACTAA
- a CDS encoding arylsulfatase → MLQVVRLALLAIVVFPFVGDSLAKAEDSASESRPNFVVIMVDDMGYSDLGCYGGEVDTPNLNQLADGGLRFTQFYNCSRCCQTRASLLTGAYPERVGMRDFGRSMDTQVPTVAENLRRGGYTTAMSGKWHLTRLPDRPTGPKRILWMNHELQLNVPFGNINTYPTRRGFDKFYGIVWGVVNHFDPFSLTEGETPVREVPDDYYATEAITQHAMQYIDEATSTDKPFFLYVAYTAPHWPIQAPAETIEKYRGKYSEGWDALRESRFSRQKEMGLFDSSVALGELSGDNKAWSELTSEQQAFEADKMAVHAAMVDCVDQGVGQLIAKLKQSGAYENTCILFLTDNGASPEIPGGPGYDRYGGTRDGHKAMRDHELRDAENRDKLGSDQSYTGIGHTWASATNTPLRFWKMESYEGGCRTPMIVHWPKGLKSATGGFVPQVGHVIDIAPTFYELSGVEPAAATLQDGVSLAPVLAGQERSDERHLFFQHGDGAGVRFGDWKASKRAGRDWELFNLAADPGETNNLASTEPRKLEELVGAWSDWQDSLREEEASTTEVSTAGN, encoded by the coding sequence ATGTTGCAGGTTGTCAGGCTAGCTCTTCTCGCAATCGTTGTTTTCCCCTTCGTTGGTGATTCCCTCGCCAAGGCCGAAGATTCGGCCAGCGAGTCTCGGCCAAACTTTGTCGTGATCATGGTCGACGACATGGGGTATTCCGACCTCGGCTGCTACGGCGGCGAAGTCGATACGCCGAATCTCAACCAATTGGCCGACGGCGGGCTGCGGTTCACCCAGTTCTATAACTGCTCGCGCTGTTGCCAAACCCGTGCCAGCTTGCTTACGGGAGCCTATCCCGAGCGGGTTGGCATGCGTGACTTCGGCCGCTCGATGGATACGCAAGTGCCTACCGTGGCCGAGAACCTGCGTCGCGGAGGCTATACCACGGCAATGTCGGGCAAATGGCATCTGACTCGCCTGCCCGATCGTCCGACTGGCCCGAAACGCATCCTGTGGATGAATCACGAACTGCAGCTCAATGTGCCGTTTGGTAACATCAACACTTACCCCACCCGTCGCGGTTTCGACAAGTTTTATGGCATCGTGTGGGGCGTGGTGAACCACTTTGATCCCTTTAGTTTGACCGAGGGCGAAACCCCGGTCCGCGAAGTCCCTGACGATTACTACGCCACCGAAGCGATTACGCAGCACGCAATGCAGTACATCGACGAGGCAACCTCCACCGACAAACCTTTCTTCTTGTACGTTGCTTATACCGCTCCGCACTGGCCGATCCAGGCGCCTGCCGAAACGATTGAAAAGTACCGTGGTAAGTACTCCGAAGGTTGGGACGCCCTCCGGGAATCGCGTTTCTCCCGACAAAAAGAGATGGGCCTATTTGATAGTTCCGTCGCGTTAGGGGAACTATCCGGCGACAACAAAGCATGGAGCGAGCTTACCAGCGAACAGCAAGCGTTCGAAGCCGACAAGATGGCCGTGCACGCAGCGATGGTCGATTGCGTCGATCAAGGCGTCGGTCAGTTGATTGCCAAGCTCAAGCAGTCGGGCGCTTACGAGAACACCTGCATCCTGTTTTTGACCGACAACGGAGCCTCGCCTGAAATCCCAGGCGGCCCAGGCTACGATCGCTATGGCGGAACTCGCGATGGTCACAAAGCGATGCGCGACCATGAGCTTCGCGATGCAGAGAATCGTGATAAACTCGGCAGCGACCAAAGCTACACCGGCATCGGCCACACCTGGGCCAGTGCTACGAACACTCCGCTGCGGTTCTGGAAGATGGAATCGTACGAAGGTGGCTGTCGCACGCCGATGATTGTGCATTGGCCAAAAGGCCTGAAGTCAGCGACCGGAGGCTTTGTGCCCCAGGTGGGGCATGTGATCGACATCGCCCCCACTTTCTACGAACTCTCGGGCGTCGAGCCCGCTGCTGCGACACTTCAAGATGGTGTTAGCCTGGCCCCCGTACTGGCTGGACAAGAACGTTCTGACGAACGTCATCTGTTCTTCCAGCACGGCGATGGTGCCGGCGTGCGGTTCGGCGACTGGAAGGCCTCGAAGCGGGCAGGACGTGATTGGGAGCTTTTCAATCTGGCTGCTGATCCCGGCGAAACCAACAACCTGGCAAGCACCGAGCCTCGCAAACTCGAGGAACTCGTCGGTGCCTGGTCCGACTGGCAAGATTCGCTTCGTGAAGAGGAAGCATCGACCACCGAAGTCTCGACCGCCGGCAACTAG
- a CDS encoding sulfatase-like hydrolase/transferase, with protein MLFAQVARADERPNVLVIMADDLGYSDTSPFGGEMNTPALESLASNGVRMSNFYVTPRCSNTRASLLTGQQSHAVGLPNLAGDGTQLPKNHVFISEVLQASGYNTYMSGKWHLGNTENFGSVPDGHVRDPRVRGFDHYWGYTENHSQDNFQGNYRLLSDEIQERSYTTSGDGPGEPGTFYQTDAIGDYTLDFLQHSRDKNSSDGTDNPFFTYVAFGSPHFPLQARDEWVDPLVERYEVGWDVLRDERLTRMQELGLIDESVALSARSDVANTNHGETLHQIRAWDSLDSDRQSDLTRRMAIYSAMVERVDYNVGRILDDLEAHGELDNTIVVFLSDNGADGEWHEFGKNASETPRTGAALDSMGTTTNSADKDIFYGTGWANVGSTPYRNYKHYTHEGGIKSPAIIQWNNGLNASLAGQISTQVSDVRDLMPTLLALTGNEYPDEWTDLSGTTYQTQPLLTESLADFLTTGASLDDRQLGWEHEGNRAFRVGDWKLVSSNFGSTSGGAGINEWELYNLADDPTEVNDLAGNAAYQEQFDYMLAGYERWAYQNKVTTTLPWSAADFNLDGELTTEDIEAFVSGWLKVAAQGSMETFARGDVNLDGDTDIDDFLLMRKAFELGGQGQLIAEFDANQQVPEPSSVVMASALLAGLLLCTRVAHEHNQQRLIELNPQGVAQ; from the coding sequence ATGCTCTTTGCACAAGTAGCCAGGGCGGATGAACGTCCGAACGTCCTGGTGATCATGGCCGACGACCTCGGCTACTCCGACACTTCGCCCTTCGGCGGCGAGATGAATACCCCCGCACTCGAGAGCCTCGCCTCGAATGGCGTGCGGATGAGCAACTTCTACGTCACCCCGCGGTGCTCCAACACCCGCGCTAGCCTGCTCACAGGGCAGCAGTCGCACGCAGTGGGACTCCCGAACCTGGCGGGGGATGGAACGCAACTACCGAAGAACCACGTGTTCATCAGCGAGGTACTCCAAGCATCCGGTTACAACACTTATATGTCGGGCAAATGGCACCTGGGCAACACCGAGAACTTTGGTTCCGTTCCCGATGGTCATGTTCGCGACCCACGGGTGCGCGGGTTCGACCATTACTGGGGCTACACCGAAAACCATAGCCAAGACAACTTCCAAGGCAATTACCGATTGCTTTCCGACGAGATCCAAGAACGCAGCTACACTACCAGCGGCGACGGCCCTGGCGAGCCTGGCACCTTCTACCAAACCGACGCGATCGGCGACTATACGCTCGATTTTCTGCAGCACAGTCGCGACAAAAATAGCAGCGACGGCACCGATAACCCATTCTTTACCTACGTCGCGTTTGGCTCCCCCCACTTTCCCCTACAAGCCCGCGACGAATGGGTCGATCCCTTGGTCGAACGCTACGAAGTCGGCTGGGATGTGTTGCGCGATGAGCGACTTACCCGCATGCAGGAACTTGGGCTGATTGACGAGAGCGTTGCCCTCTCCGCCCGCAGCGATGTTGCCAACACCAATCATGGGGAAACCCTGCATCAGATTCGCGCGTGGGACAGCCTCGACAGCGACCGACAATCCGATCTGACTCGACGCATGGCGATTTACTCCGCCATGGTCGAACGAGTCGACTACAACGTGGGGCGTATTCTCGACGACCTCGAAGCGCATGGCGAGCTCGACAATACCATCGTCGTGTTCCTTTCAGATAACGGAGCCGACGGCGAGTGGCACGAGTTTGGCAAGAACGCCAGCGAAACGCCTCGCACCGGGGCAGCCCTCGATAGCATGGGGACCACGACCAACAGTGCAGATAAAGACATCTTCTATGGCACTGGCTGGGCCAATGTTGGTTCGACTCCTTACCGAAATTACAAGCACTACACCCACGAGGGTGGAATCAAGTCGCCCGCGATTATCCAGTGGAACAACGGGCTCAACGCTTCGCTGGCAGGGCAGATCAGCACGCAAGTTTCCGATGTGCGGGACCTGATGCCAACCTTGCTGGCATTGACTGGCAACGAGTATCCCGACGAGTGGACCGATCTCTCTGGAACCACCTACCAGACGCAACCTTTGCTGACCGAGAGCCTGGCCGACTTCCTGACCACCGGCGCGTCGCTCGACGATCGCCAACTTGGCTGGGAACACGAAGGGAACCGTGCGTTTCGCGTTGGCGATTGGAAGCTAGTCTCCAGCAACTTTGGCAGCACCTCTGGCGGGGCTGGCATCAACGAGTGGGAACTCTACAACCTGGCAGACGATCCAACCGAAGTGAACGACCTGGCCGGCAATGCAGCATACCAGGAACAGTTTGACTACATGCTGGCGGGCTACGAACGCTGGGCTTACCAGAACAAAGTCACCACCACGTTGCCTTGGTCGGCAGCCGACTTCAACCTGGATGGTGAGCTCACCACGGAAGACATCGAAGCCTTTGTTAGCGGCTGGCTCAAGGTAGCCGCTCAAGGAAGCATGGAGACCTTCGCCCGCGGCGATGTCAATCTCGATGGCGATACGGACATCGATGATTTCCTCCTGATGCGGAAGGCATTCGAACTCGGCGGTCAGGGGCAGCTGATCGCCGAGTTCGATGCGAACCAGCAAGTCCCCGAACCCTCGTCCGTGGTCATGGCCTCCGCCCTTCTGGCAGGCCTTCTTTTGTGCACCCGCGTGGCACATGAGCACAACCAACAACGTCTTATTGAATTGAATCCTCAAGGAGTGGCACAATGA
- the rpmJ gene encoding 50S ribosomal protein L36: MKVRASVKRICDKCKIVRRRGVVRVVCENPRHKQRQG; the protein is encoded by the coding sequence ATGAAAGTCCGAGCCAGCGTGAAGCGTATTTGCGATAAGTGCAAGATCGTCCGTCGCCGTGGCGTGGTACGCGTGGTTTGCGAAAACCCGCGTCACAAGCAGCGTCAGGGCTAG